In Persephonella sp., the following are encoded in one genomic region:
- a CDS encoding complex I NDUFA9 subunit family protein, whose protein sequence is MKILITGSTGFVGRYIANELSKKYSLILPVRNFEKAKKVLNLNENTKLIKFTEDLDKLVVKENPDVIINLLGILKEDREKNITFEKVHYTFTEKLVNGAVKLDIKHFIQMSALGADINSKSRYLKTKAAAEEYVKASGLHYSIFRPSIIIGREQLLFKEFKKFSKITPFFFAPKGKVQPVHIFDVKDCFLKVLEHFIQNNTYELCGTEVITYKQLFEFALKVIGENKKVIEVPRIFLLPIAVVGEFIKDSPLTYDQWLMLEKDNICSGKYQGVKSLLGNVRSAFDLNY, encoded by the coding sequence ATGAAAATATTAATTACAGGCTCAACAGGCTTTGTAGGACGATATATAGCAAATGAACTGTCTAAAAAGTATAGTTTAATACTACCTGTAAGAAACTTTGAAAAAGCTAAAAAGGTTTTAAATTTAAATGAAAACACAAAATTAATAAAATTTACAGAAGATTTAGATAAACTTGTAGTAAAAGAAAATCCAGATGTAATTATAAATCTACTTGGTATTCTAAAAGAAGATAGAGAAAAAAACATAACTTTTGAAAAAGTACATTACACTTTTACAGAAAAACTTGTTAATGGAGCAGTAAAATTAGATATAAAACATTTTATACAAATGTCTGCACTTGGAGCAGATATAAACTCCAAAAGTAGATACTTAAAGACGAAAGCTGCAGCAGAAGAATATGTAAAAGCATCTGGTTTACATTATTCAATATTTAGACCTTCTATTATAATTGGCAGAGAACAATTACTTTTCAAAGAATTTAAAAAATTTTCAAAAATTACCCCATTTTTCTTTGCACCAAAAGGAAAAGTACAGCCTGTCCACATATTTGATGTTAAAGACTGCTTTTTAAAAGTGTTGGAGCATTTTATCCAAAACAACACATATGAGCTTTGTGGGACAGAGGTGATAACATATAAACAGCTCTTTGAGTTTGCATTAAAAGTAATAGGAGAAAATAAAAAAGTCATAGAAGTTCCAAGAATTTTTCTTCTTCCTATTGCAGTTGTAGGTGAATTTATAAAAGATTCGCCCTTAACTTATGACCAGTGGCTGATGCTTGAAAAAGATAATATTTGCAGTGGTAAATATCAGGGTGTAAAATCTTTACTTGGAAATGTTAGAAGTGCATTTGATTTAAATTATTAA
- a CDS encoding alpha/beta hydrolase produces the protein MKIYFEKAVLFLHAFPLNSNMYKYQFEALEKENIPYIAVDYPGFGETPVFPTFKDIKQYTDYIVSKLYENKIKKVVAVGDSMGGYIMFDVWKRHREIAEGFVFVSTRAQADTEEAKKTRMATIEKIKNEGKSFLIEAMLDAQTSPSTKKDSKKMKELECIMNQATEEGIINALTALANREDNRDILKDINIPTIVVAGKDDEKVTPPEIVKEISDGIPDAKFYEIENSAHLPPFENPTRFNELLIEFLKEINF, from the coding sequence ATGAAAATATACTTTGAAAAAGCTGTACTGTTTTTACATGCTTTTCCTTTAAACAGCAATATGTACAAATATCAGTTTGAAGCCCTTGAGAAAGAAAATATACCTTATATAGCGGTTGATTATCCAGGATTTGGAGAAACTCCTGTATTTCCAACTTTTAAAGACATAAAGCAGTACACAGATTATATAGTTTCAAAATTATATGAAAATAAAATTAAAAAAGTAGTTGCCGTTGGTGATTCTATGGGTGGATACATAATGTTTGATGTCTGGAAAAGACATAGAGAAATAGCAGAAGGTTTTGTATTTGTTTCAACACGGGCACAGGCTGACACAGAAGAAGCGAAAAAGACAAGAATGGCAACAATTGAAAAAATAAAAAATGAAGGAAAAAGCTTTTTAATTGAAGCCATGCTTGACGCTCAAACTTCACCATCCACAAAAAAAGACAGTAAAAAAATGAAAGAGCTTGAATGTATAATGAACCAGGCAACAGAAGAAGGAATTATTAACGCTTTAACAGCCCTTGCAAATAGGGAAGATAACAGAGATATTTTAAAAGATATTAATATACCAACTATTGTAGTTGCAGGAAAAGATGATGAAAAAGTTACACCTCCTGAAATTGTAAAGGAGATATCAGATGGCATTCCAGACGCAAAATTTTATGAAATAGAAAACTCAGCACACCT
- a CDS encoding ATP-binding protein produces METVKKIKLSDFETFLKFLDYLKEGIIVIDEDKTINYANKYVETLLNIKEPEGKHFADVIKNNYLYSIIAHEYEKDVQEEIIIDDKKFLVKVYHIDNKKFVHLTDITPFEVYKQAKKDFVSNVSHELKTPIAVLKGVIETLETEEYDEGKRKFISMAQKRINQMNTLINDLLIIARLESKEDKIIKTNINLKRFIDQIYEDLSHLTQEKNVKFYNKVNENFKIYGDEKKLSILLKNLIENAIKYNKENGKVEVKGFLDKDYTVIEVKDTGIGIPKEALPLIFERFYRVDKSRSRNVGGTGLGLSIVKHIAEAHKGKVSVESTLGKGSSFKVYLPKP; encoded by the coding sequence ATGGAAACAGTAAAGAAGATTAAATTAAGTGATTTTGAAACCTTCTTAAAATTTTTAGATTACCTTAAAGAGGGGATAATTGTTATTGACGAAGATAAGACAATAAATTATGCAAATAAGTATGTTGAAACCCTTCTCAATATTAAAGAGCCTGAAGGCAAGCATTTTGCAGATGTTATAAAAAATAATTACCTTTATTCAATAATTGCCCACGAGTATGAAAAAGACGTTCAGGAAGAAATAATAATAGATGATAAGAAATTCTTAGTTAAGGTCTATCATATAGACAATAAAAAATTTGTCCATCTTACAGATATAACTCCTTTTGAGGTGTATAAGCAGGCAAAAAAAGATTTTGTTTCTAATGTTTCCCATGAACTTAAAACTCCCATAGCAGTTTTAAAAGGTGTAATAGAAACCCTTGAAACTGAAGAATACGACGAAGGTAAAAGAAAATTTATATCAATGGCACAAAAAAGAATAAATCAGATGAATACCCTAATAAACGACCTTTTAATAATAGCAAGACTTGAATCAAAAGAAGACAAAATAATAAAAACGAACATAAATCTAAAAAGATTTATAGACCAGATTTATGAAGATTTATCACATCTGACGCAGGAAAAAAATGTTAAATTTTATAATAAAGTTAATGAAAATTTCAAAATTTACGGAGATGAGAAAAAACTTTCCATATTGTTAAAAAATCTAATTGAAAACGCAATTAAATACAACAAAGAAAATGGAAAAGTAGAAGTTAAAGGTTTTTTAGATAAAGACTACACTGTTATAGAAGTAAAAGATACAGGAATAGGAATTCCAAAGGAGGCTTTACCGCTTATATTTGAAAGATTTTACAGGGTTGATAAATCAAGAAGTAGAAATGTAGGCGGTACAGGTCTTGGGCTTTCTATTGTTAAGCATATAGCAGAAGCACATAAAGGAAAGGTAAGTGTGGAAAGCACACTTGGTAAAGGTTCATCTTTTAAAGTTTATCTGCCGAAACCATGA